TCGCCGCGCAGGCCGGCCTCGCGCTGGGCCCAGCGGGCGGCGGAGACGGACTGCTCGGAGCCGTCCACGCCCACCAAGACGCCGAGCGGCGCGTCCTCACGGGGGGCGGCGGGCTGAGTCTGGGCGGACATGGCGGACCTCCTCGAGTCGGTCTCGACGCGGCCCCGGGCGGGCCGGGTCGATGCCGCCAGTCTACTGCGCGGGGCCCGGAGAGGCCTGGGTCGAGGCGCCCTCGGAGGTGCCGTCGGAGGCCTGGACGAGGGGCGTGGGGTCCGGGGCGAGGCCGCCGGCGAAGCGGGCGACGTCGTCGACCAGCTGGGCCGGCAGCGCGTCCGAGCGCAGGGCGCGGGCGAGGGCGGCGCGGCCGCCGAGCTCCTCCGCCGCCAGCGGGGCCGAGGAGGCCGCGGCGATCACGTTGCCGCGGCGGCGGCCCTTGAGCATGGCCGGGTCCGCCATGACCTCCACGTGGGCGAAGGCGGTGCGCAGGGCGGCGACCTCGCGGCGCACCGAGGCCAGGTCCGGGCCGCCGCCGATGTTCAGCACGTACACGCCGCCGGGCACGAGGACGCGGGCGGCGTGGGCGGCGGCGTCGGCCCCCGTGAGGTGCGCGGGGGTGACGTGCGGGGAGTCCGGGGCGAGGGAGAGCGGGTCCGCGGGGGCGAACACATCCCGGAACACGACCTCGCGGGTGGCCTCGCGGAGGCCGGCGAGGACCTGCCCGGCTTCGCCCACGCGGATCTTCAGCTGCGGGGAGCGGGGCAGGTCGAAGTGCGTGCGGGCCAGCTCGGCGAGGCCGGCGTCGAGCTCGACGGCGAGCTGGTGCGCCTGCGGCCACGTGTGCGTGACCCAGCGGGCGAACGTGCAGCCGGCGCCGCCGAGGTGCAGCACGCGCAGGCGCTCGGCGTCCGAGGCGAAGCGGTGGGCGAGGACCGCCGCGGCCCAGCGCATGTACTCGAAGCCGAGGGTCTCGGGGCGGTCCGGGTTGAGCTGGGAGGACTCCACGCCGTTGACCTTGAGCAGGTAGACGCCGTCCGTCCAGGGGTCGGGCAGGATCTCGGCGGTGCCGGAGCTGATGGCGAAGACGCCGGGGGTGATCACGGCCCGATTCTCCCCCAGCGCCCTTTCGTGCGGGAACCGGGAGCCTTCCCGGGCGCTTTCGTGCGGGAGACGCGAGCCTCAGCCCCGGCGCACCATCCGCTGCTCATGGAGCCCCGCCCACGCGCCGTCCATGGGTGCGGGCGCACCGTGGTCCTCGAAGCCGTGCTTGGCGTAGAAGGCCCGCGCCCGCGGATTCTCCGCGAGCACGACCAGCACCGCGGGCCCGTCCCCGACGACGGCGTCCAGCAGTCGCGCTCCCACGCCCGTGCCGTAGGCCTCGGCCAGGACGTACAGGACCATCAGCTGCTGCGGGGGAAGGCCCTCGTCCTCGATGAGCGACGGCCCGGCGAGGGCGACCCCGACGAGCCGGCCGCCGTCGTCGTCCTCGGCGACCCACAGGTCCCGGTCCGAGCCGACCAGCGCGGCCCACGCCGGCGCGTCCTGGGGCACGCGGGCGTCCGCCCGGTCGAAGACCTCGGCCGGCAGGTGCGCGCCGTAGGCCTCGCGCCAGGACTGCGCCTTCACGCGCAGCAGGGCCTCGGCGTCCTCACGACGCGCGGGGCGGATCACGACGGCCACGGCGGGGTCAGGAGACGTCGTCGGAGGCGAGGGCCGCCTCGAGCCGGGCGAGCTTGCCGTCCAGCTCGCCGGTGTGCCCGGGGCGGATGTCCGCCTTGAGCACGAGCGAGACGCGGGAGCCGTACGGGGCCACGGCGTCCACCGCACCCCGCACCACGTCCATCACCTCGTCCCAGTCCCCCTCGATCTCGGTGAACATCGAGGACGTGCGGTGCGGCAGGCCGGACTCCCGGACCACGGCGACGGCGGCCGCCACCGCCCGGTGGACGGAGGCGGAGTCCTCGTCCCCGGGCTGGTGGGCGGCGTCGGCGGGCGTGCCGGACGGGGCGACGGAGAAGGCGACGATCATGCGCACCAGTGTGCCGCGCCGTCGTCGTCCGGGACACCCGCGCCGCGCCCCGTCCCCGGGGTCAGCCCCCGAGCACCGGCTGCAGCGCCTTGATGAGCTCGTTCACGCCGATCGCCACGAACACGGCGGCGGTCAGGGCGAGCAGGATGTTGCGGATCCAGCCGTTGCGGTGCTGGACCGGCACGTCCTTGCGGTTGTTCAGGAACAGCAGCGTCACGGCCAGGAACGGCATGAACAGGGCGCCGAGCGTGCCGTAGAGCAGGATCAGGAAGATCGGGCGGTCCAGGAACAGCAGGGACATCGGCAGGATGGACAGCCACAGCAGGTAGAAGCGGGCCGGCTTGGAGGCGAGCGAGGGGGCGTCGTCCTGGTCCAGCTCGTCGGCCGGGCGGCGGAAGTTCGTCCAGAAGTCGGCGAACATCAGGGACACGCCGTGCCACACGCCCAGCAGCGAGGAGAAGGACGCGGCGAAGAAGCCGATCAGGAAGACGTAGGACCACACCTGGCCGTAGCGCTCGGCGAGGACGTTGCCGACGTCGACCAGGCCCTTGTCGCCCGAGGAGATGGCCAGGCCGGCCGAGTGCAGCAGCTCGACGCCCATGATCATGGTGGCGATCACGAAGATGCCGGTGAGGACGTACGACGTCGCGTTGTCGAACTTCATCACCTTCATGTACTTCGGGACGTTCCAGCCCTTCTCACGCAGCCAGTAGGCGTACGCGCCGAGGGTGATGGTGCCGCCCACGCCGCCGGCGAGGCCGAGCACGTAGAACATGACCTGCGGGTCGCCCGAGGGGATGCGCGGGACCAGGCCGGAGAGGATCTCGCCCACGTTCGGGGCGGTCAGCGCCGCGGAGATCAGCACGGTGACGAACATGACGCCGATCAGCGCCGTCATCAGCTTCTCGATCAGGCCGTACTTGTTCAGCCACACCAGGGCCAGGCCGATCAGGCCGGCCGCGATCGCGAACACCTTGGAGTCCACGGCAGGGAAGAGCGCCGCGAGCGGGATGGCGGTGGAGCTCATCGCCGTCGCGCCGTACACGAAGCCCCAGATCAGGATGTAGGGGCCGAAGTACCAGCTGGTCCAGGAGCCGAGCTGGCGCCAGCCTTGGAAGATCGTCTTGCCGGTGGACAGGTACCAGCGGCCCACGCCCTCCACGAGAACGATCTTGAAGATCACGCCGAGGACCACGGCCCACAGCAGCATGTAGCCGTAGCGGGAGCCGGCGGTGAGGGTGGCCACCAGGTCGGCGGCGCCCACGCCGGTGGCGGCGGCGACGATGCCGGGGCCGAGGGAGTTCCAGCGGGGCTTGATCGGGGTCTCGTTCAGCTCGGCCTCCGTGAACCCGACGATGTCCGGGTTGTGCACGGGGTGACCGCGGTCTGCTGTGTGGGCCATGGGGGGTCCTCATCGGTCGGGCGCCCGGTGGCCACGGAGGACGACGACGACGCGGGGCCGGCGGCGTGCACCGCGTCCGGGGATGCTGGGGCGGGGGTGCGAGTGATGTCACTCCTATCACGTGGGAGCGAGACACGCCTCACCCATGACGGTGCGGGGGCTCCCGTTTCCCACACGAAGGCACCGATCGTTTTCGTGCGGGAAACGGGAACGAGGGTGCGGAGGCTCCCCCGAGAAGGCTCCCGTTTCCCGCACGAAACCGGCGTGGGAGGCTCCCGTTTCCCGCACGAGAAGGGCTGGTGAGGAGGGAGGCGGCGGAGGCGGGCCGTCGTCGGGAGGCCGTGGGTACTGTAAGGAGCGTCCGTGCCCCGCGCACCCGCCTCCGCCCACTCGTCTCCCCCGCCCCCGCTCCCCCGCCTTTGGAAGGTCCGCGATGCCCCAGGGAATCTTCGTCTCCACCACCTCGACCGGCGCCGGCAAGTCCCTCGTCAGCCTCGGGCTGGCGGACTCCCTCTACCGGCGCTCCGGCACGGTGGGCTACTTCCGCCCCGTGGTGCCCGGGGAGGACGTGGAGGCCGACCCCATGGTCCTGCTCATGCGCGAGCAGTTCGGCCTCACCGCCGAGCAGGCCCGCGGCGGGCTCACCGCCGCCGAGGCCCGCACCCTCATGGCCGAGGGCCGCGGCGACGAGGTCCAACAGCGCTGCGTGGAGCAGTACGACGCGATGCGGGCCGCGTGCGGCGTCGTCGTGGTGGAGGGCACCGACCTGATCAGCCCGGACCCGGCCGCCGACCTCGACCTCAACGCCCAGCTGGCCCGCAACCTCGGCACCCCGGTGGTCGCCGTGGTCTCCGGCGCCGAGATGACGCCGGAGCATGCCGCCGACGTCGTGGACCTGGCCCGGCGCACCCTCGACGACGCCGGCGTGGAGCTGCTGGCCGTCATGGTCAACCGCGCGGACCCGCGGCAGCTGGACGCCGTGGGCGCCGCCGTGCGCCCCGGCCGGCACGCCTGGCCCGTCTACGTGCTCCCCGAGCTGCCCGAGCTCGCCCACCCGTCGGTGGCCGAGGTGGCCACGGCCCTGCGCCTGGAGCAGGTGGCGGGCCAGGAGACGCTGGACCGCGACGTCGCCGAGGTCAAGGCCGTCTCCATGGAGGGCGGCAACTTCCTCGAGGTGCTGCGGGACGGCGCCCTCGTGATCGCCTCCGGCGACCGCTCGGACGCGATCCTGGCCACCGTGGCCTCCTCGCTGACCCCGGACTTCCCCACCCCCTCCGGCATGATCCTCACCAACGGGATCCTGCCCAACCGCCAGCTGCAGCGGCTCTACCTGGACGCCGCCTTCCCCGTGTTCGCCACGCACGACGACACGTTCACCACCGCCGCCAAGGTCTCCCGCGTGCGCTCCGAGCTCTCCAGCGCGCAGCCCCGCAAGACCGCCGCCGCCCTCGGCACCTGGCACCAGCGCGTCGACGGGGACGAGCTGCTGGGCCGGTTCGACCTGCCGCGCACCGACGTCGTCACCCCGCTGCGCTTCCTGCACGAGCTGATCACCCGCGCCCGCGCGGACCGCCGCCGGATCGTGCTGCCCGAGGGCGAGGACGCCCGCGTGCTGCGCGCCGCCGAGATCCTGCAACGCCGGGACGTGTGCGACCTCGTGGTGCTCGGGCCCGAGCCCGCCGTGAAGGAGCTCGCCTCCCGCGAGGGCGTGGACCTGGCCGGGATCGACCT
The sequence above is a segment of the Micrococcus endophyticus genome. Coding sequences within it:
- a CDS encoding fused MFS/spermidine synthase, coding for MITPGVFAISSGTAEILPDPWTDGVYLLKVNGVESSQLNPDRPETLGFEYMRWAAAVLAHRFASDAERLRVLHLGGAGCTFARWVTHTWPQAHQLAVELDAGLAELARTHFDLPRSPQLKIRVGEAGQVLAGLREATREVVFRDVFAPADPLSLAPDSPHVTPAHLTGADAAAHAARVLVPGGVYVLNIGGGPDLASVRREVAALRTAFAHVEVMADPAMLKGRRRGNVIAAASSAPLAAEELGGRAALARALRSDALPAQLVDDVARFAGGLAPDPTPLVQASDGTSEGASTQASPGPAQ
- a CDS encoding GNAT family N-acetyltransferase, whose translation is MAVVIRPARREDAEALLRVKAQSWREAYGAHLPAEVFDRADARVPQDAPAWAALVGSDRDLWVAEDDDGGRLVGVALAGPSLIEDEGLPPQQLMVLYVLAEAYGTGVGARLLDAVVGDGPAVLVVLAENPRARAFYAKHGFEDHGAPAPMDGAWAGLHEQRMVRRG
- a CDS encoding thiamine-binding protein, producing MIVAFSVAPSGTPADAAHQPGDEDSASVHRAVAAAVAVVRESGLPHRTSSMFTEIEGDWDEVMDVVRGAVDAVAPYGSRVSLVLKADIRPGHTGELDGKLARLEAALASDDVS
- a CDS encoding Nramp family divalent metal transporter, with amino-acid sequence MAHTADRGHPVHNPDIVGFTEAELNETPIKPRWNSLGPGIVAAATGVGAADLVATLTAGSRYGYMLLWAVVLGVIFKIVLVEGVGRWYLSTGKTIFQGWRQLGSWTSWYFGPYILIWGFVYGATAMSSTAIPLAALFPAVDSKVFAIAAGLIGLALVWLNKYGLIEKLMTALIGVMFVTVLISAALTAPNVGEILSGLVPRIPSGDPQVMFYVLGLAGGVGGTITLGAYAYWLREKGWNVPKYMKVMKFDNATSYVLTGIFVIATMIMGVELLHSAGLAISSGDKGLVDVGNVLAERYGQVWSYVFLIGFFAASFSSLLGVWHGVSLMFADFWTNFRRPADELDQDDAPSLASKPARFYLLWLSILPMSLLFLDRPIFLILLYGTLGALFMPFLAVTLLFLNNRKDVPVQHRNGWIRNILLALTAAVFVAIGVNELIKALQPVLGG
- the pta gene encoding phosphate acetyltransferase; protein product: MPQGIFVSTTSTGAGKSLVSLGLADSLYRRSGTVGYFRPVVPGEDVEADPMVLLMREQFGLTAEQARGGLTAAEARTLMAEGRGDEVQQRCVEQYDAMRAACGVVVVEGTDLISPDPAADLDLNAQLARNLGTPVVAVVSGAEMTPEHAADVVDLARRTLDDAGVELLAVMVNRADPRQLDAVGAAVRPGRHAWPVYVLPELPELAHPSVAEVATALRLEQVAGQETLDRDVAEVKAVSMEGGNFLEVLRDGALVIASGDRSDAILATVASSLTPDFPTPSGMILTNGILPNRQLQRLYLDAAFPVFATHDDTFTTAAKVSRVRSELSSAQPRKTAAALGTWHQRVDGDELLGRFDLPRTDVVTPLRFLHELITRARADRRRIVLPEGEDARVLRAAEILQRRDVCDLVVLGPEPAVKELASREGVDLAGIDLVDPADSPDLERYAQEYARLRAHRGVDLERAREVMQEGAYFGTMMVHLGDADGMVSGAAHTTANTIRPALEFVKTRPGASIVSSVFFMLLPDRALVYGDCAVNPDPDAEQLADIAVASAATAAQFGVDPRVAMLSYSTGVSGSGEAVDKVRAATELVRERAPELKVEGPLQYDAAVNASVAASKMPDSEVAGQATVFVFPDLNTGNNTYKAVQQSSGAVAVGPVLQGLNKPVNDLSRGTTVEDIVNTVAITAIQAQDQG